The following nucleotide sequence is from bacterium.
TGATCGAGGACATACGGCTCATGAAGCAGTTCAATATCAACGCGGTGCGGACCTCACACTATCCCAACCATCCCCTGTGGCTCGAACTCTGCGATGAGTACGGCCTCTACCTCATCGACGAGGCGAATGTCGAGTCCCATGGCATGGGCTATGACCCCAAGACGACGCTCGCGACGAAACCTGAATGGAAAAAGGCCCATCTCGACCGTATCCAGCGTATGGTCGAGCGCGACAAGAACCACCCGTCCGTAATCATCTGGTCCATGGGAAACGAGGCCGGGGACGGCCCCAATTTCGAGGCGGCGAGCGAGTGGATTCACCACCGCGACCCATCGAGGCCCGTCCACTACGAGCGTGCTCTCGAGCGTCCGCACATCGACATCGTGAGCATCATGTACTCCCCCATCGAATTTCTCGAGAAGTACGCATCGAAGCCGCAGACACGGCCATTCATTCTCTGCGAGTATGCCCATGCCATGGGAAATTCCGTTGGTAACCTGCAGGACTACTGGGACGTCATCGAGCGTTATCCTGTCCTCCAGGGCGGCTTCATCTGGGACTGGGTCGACCAGGGCATCAGAAAACGCTACAAGGACGGTACCGAGTTCTGGGCGTATGGCGGCGATTTAGGGGACGATCCCAACGATGGCAACTTCTGCTGTAACGGCCTCGTGTTTCCCGACCGGACACCCCACCCGTCGCTGTGGGAGGTGAAGAAGGTCTATCAGTACGTCAAGATCAGGGCTGTCGACGCCCCCGCGGGAGTGTTTGAGGTGGTCAACATGCACGACTTCACGAACCTGTCCGAGCTGGACGGCTCATGGACGCTCGATTGTAACGGCATCCCCGTGAAAAGCGGCGATCTCCCGAAACTCGATGTTGCACCCCGCGACTCCGCCCGGGTTACGGTACCCTTCGGCAGGATAACGCCCGGCCCCGGCGACGAGTACCACCTGACCATACGGTTCAGGACCGCGGAGGACGCTCCCCTCGTTCCGAAAGGCCACGAGACGGCCTTCGAGCAGTTCGCCATCCCTGTCGATGTGCCGCCGAAAATCCTTGCCGCCGTGGACGTCATGCCGCCACTCGATGTTACCGAAACATCGAAAATGGTGACGGTAACGGGTGCGGATTTCACGGTCGTGTTCGACAAAACGACGGGAACGATTGCGTCCTTCGTCTGGCGTAACACCGAAATATTCGCCGAGGGACCGTCCCCCAACTTCTGGCGTGCACCCATCGACAACGATTACGGCAACCGTATGCCCGAACGGCTCGGTATCTGGCGGGATGCGGGCGACAAGCGCATCGTGCGCAAAACCACGGTCACACGGAACGGCCGGAATTCGGTCTCCTTCGCGGCCGAGTCCGATCTCTGGTCCATAGGGTCCAAATACGCGGTGTCATATACAGTATATGGCTCCGGGGATATAATCGTCGAGAGCCGTTTCACACCGGGGGAGAAAGAACTACCGGAGTTGCCGCGGTTCGGGATGCGGATGATCCTGCCCCCGGGATTCGAGGCCATGATGTGGTACGGCCGCGGCCCGCACGAGAACTACCAGGACCGCAAGACCGGTTCGCCGGTGGGCGTTTGGTCGGGTACGGTGCAGGAGCAATATGTCCCTTATGTCCGCCCGCAGGAGAATGGCAACAAGACCGAGGTACGGTGGGTGGCATTCACGTACAGCCGGGGAGTGGGACTCCTCGCCTGCGGGATGCCGCTTCTGTCCATGAGCGCCCTCCATTACACAGTCGCCGATCTCGAAGCCGCAGATCACCCGTATGACCTTGTGAGACGGGATACCATCTCCCTGAACCTCGACTACAGCCAGACCGGTGTCGGCGGGGATGACAGCTGGGGCGCGCGCCCGCACAAGCAGTATACGCTCTTCCCGAAAGAGTACTCGTACCGCTACCGCCTGCGTCCTTTCGCGGTCGGGAAGGAGTCGCCGGGAAAGCTGGCGATGGAGGGATTTTGAGGAAAAACTCACTCCTTAATCCTCTCTTTTCCCAAGAGAGGTGAAGCACCATTTATATATATGTATTGTCAACGTCTTATGCGCAGAATGAGTTCCATTTGTTATAGATGGTAACTAACATGTTCTGTTGCAAACACAGGATACTCACCATTTTTGCCGGACAGCTCTGATCCATACTATCTTTTTATAAATCGCCATTATACTCTCCTGCTTTCGCAAAACGCAGCAATATCCTGTAAATAAAGCTCATAAGTCCAGGAACGACGATGACGATATTTTTTACCGCATATAAAGTTTACTGTTTTTGTCAAGTTTATTCTTGACTTTTTTTGTCAGGATTTATATATTCTCCGTCAATAACAGTAATCGTACCGGAGATTTGAAGATGCTGAAATTATCAACCCGTGGCCTGTACGGCATAAAGGCTCTTTACGAGCTTGCAAATAACTTCGGGAAAAAACCCGTGAATATCCGCGCCATGTCGGAGCGTCACGGTATGCCGGTACCGTTTCTCGAACAGGTGTTGTACCTGCTGAAGAAGCGGGGGCTCGTTATCAGCAAGAGGGGGATAAACGGCGGATATATGCTTGCCCGGCCGCCGGAGGAAATTACTATCGGCGATGCGGTCCGTGCTCTCGAGGGAC
It contains:
- a CDS encoding DUF4981 domain-containing protein, which produces MTVYGHIYRLTALLAAAILAVPAVSAAAPEWEDPEMIGRNKEPGHVTLVPFHNVQSALAGDRATTPWMRSLNGVWKFNWVPTPEQRPQGFQREEYDVSGWGTIPVPSCMELQGHGIPIYLNIRYPFEKNPPFIAHDNNPVGSYRTEFTIPEDWSGRRMFIVFEGVISAMYLWVNGREAGYSEGSMTPAEFDITNLVRQGRNILAVEVYRWSDGSYLEDQDFWRFSGIYRDVYMFSTPTVHMRDFEVKTDLDANYRNATLTVDVALRNYGGGTAAAHTVEAMLYNGRNEPVFDAPLSTEITPGGNGDIKATLSAQVRNPLKWSSEHPNLYTLVLALKDPSGRVIECERCRVGFREVVIKGGQLLVNGVPVYFKGVNRHEHDPDTGRTVGRELMIEDIRLMKQFNINAVRTSHYPNHPLWLELCDEYGLYLIDEANVESHGMGYDPKTTLATKPEWKKAHLDRIQRMVERDKNHPSVIIWSMGNEAGDGPNFEAASEWIHHRDPSRPVHYERALERPHIDIVSIMYSPIEFLEKYASKPQTRPFILCEYAHAMGNSVGNLQDYWDVIERYPVLQGGFIWDWVDQGIRKRYKDGTEFWAYGGDLGDDPNDGNFCCNGLVFPDRTPHPSLWEVKKVYQYVKIRAVDAPAGVFEVVNMHDFTNLSELDGSWTLDCNGIPVKSGDLPKLDVAPRDSARVTVPFGRITPGPGDEYHLTIRFRTAEDAPLVPKGHETAFEQFAIPVDVPPKILAAVDVMPPLDVTETSKMVTVTGADFTVVFDKTTGTIASFVWRNTEIFAEGPSPNFWRAPIDNDYGNRMPERLGIWRDAGDKRIVRKTTVTRNGRNSVSFAAESDLWSIGSKYAVSYTVYGSGDIIVESRFTPGEKELPELPRFGMRMILPPGFEAMMWYGRGPHENYQDRKTGSPVGVWSGTVQEQYVPYVRPQENGNKTEVRWVAFTYSRGVGLLACGMPLLSMSALHYTVADLEAADHPYDLVRRDTISLNLDYSQTGVGGDDSWGARPHKQYTLFPKEYSYRYRLRPFAVGKESPGKLAMEGF
- a CDS encoding Rrf2 family transcriptional regulator; translated protein: MLKLSTRGLYGIKALYELANNFGKKPVNIRAMSERHGMPVPFLEQVLYLLKKRGLVISKRGINGGYMLARPPEEITIGDAVRALEGPIALCDCLVKTKGGKVSVKAKNCIASGLYRKLGEKVEQAFDSITLLELSEENAEKTFSGKCHTF